The Anopheles cruzii unplaced genomic scaffold, idAnoCruzAS_RS32_06 scaffold02306_ctg1, whole genome shotgun sequence genome has a window encoding:
- the LOC128276737 gene encoding uncharacterized protein LOC128276737 produces FVDEGSSFTLVEDGLADELGLEGPSQPLHLQWTGGVTRVEKASRSVTLTVSGKLQGHQYTLAGVKTVRKLDLPEQSLDGKALQAHYPHLRGLPLDTYSNARPRLLIGIGHLQVGLVMKCREGAANTPVAVKSRLGWTVCGGTNQRQNVVAAQSRSDEGNN; encoded by the coding sequence ttcgtggacgaagggtcgtccttcacgctggtggaggacgggctcgctgatgaactcggcctcgaggggcccagccagcccctacacctacaatggacgggtggggtcactcgcgtggagaaggcatcgcgcagcgtgacactgacggtgtcgggcaagctacaggggcaccagtatactctggccggagtgaagacggtgcggaaactggacctgccggagcaatcgctcgacggcaaagCCCTACAAGCCCATTACCCCCACCTGCGGGGCCTGCCACTGGACACGTACTCAAATGCCCGCCCAAGACTCCTCATCGGAATTGGGCACCTTCAAGTAGGGCTGGTAATGAAATGTCGAGAGGGCGCAGCAAACACGCCGGTAGCGGTCAAGTCCCGCCTAGGATGGACCGTCTGTGGAGGCACCAACCAGAGGCAGAACGTAGTAGCAGCTCAGTCTCGGAgtgacgaaggcaacaacg